The Coffea arabica cultivar ET-39 chromosome 3c, Coffea Arabica ET-39 HiFi, whole genome shotgun sequence genome contains a region encoding:
- the LOC113733730 gene encoding 9-cis-epoxycarotenoid dioxygenase NCED6, chloroplastic-like → MQAYHHHHLSPPVPSKPVSPQKSVHPVQATVSCKILINPSKKTLPQRLKSPPPPPPPLLSPPLQPPPITFPPPLDGPPKLNPFQKFAAGALDMLENSVITKWETNHKLNRKVDPAVQLEGNFAPVQECPVRHGLEVVGRIPSCLEGVYLRNGANPLFAPINGHHLFDGDGMIHAVKLQPETNSASYACRFTRTNRLVQEAALGKPIFPKPIGELHGYLGLARLAFLSARIGLGLVDASLGMGLANAGLAYFNGRLLAMSEDDLPYSVRITEDGDLETVGRFDFDGELDVPVIAHPKLDPTTGELFTLSYNVARRPHLRAFKFDKWGHKSRDISISLKQPTMMHDFAITENHVIIPDHQVVFKLSELLRGGSPVVHDPEKISRFGVLAKDDFDESRIQWIEVPNCFCFHLWNAWEEISESGDKVIAVIGSCMTPPDSIFSSESDEEFCSELSEIRLDLTTGESTRKVIVSGLNLEAGQVNKKKLGNKTQFAYLAIAEPWPKCSGIAKVDLVGGNVTKFMYGDERFGGEPYFVPGETEKEEDDGYLVSFVRDEKNGMSELVVVKASTMKQVALVKLPSRVPYGFHGTFVTSEDLTKQKSC, encoded by the coding sequence ATGCAAGcttaccaccaccaccacctttcaccACCAGTACCCTCTAAACCTGTTAGCCCACAAAAATCTGTACATCCTGTCCAAGCAACGGTTTCATGCAAAATTCTAATCAATCCATCCAAGAAAACGCTTCCTCAGAGGTTAAAATCACCTCCTCCACCACCGCCTCCGCTTCTTTCACCGCCGCTGCAGCCACCGCCCATAACTTTTCCACCGCCACTAGATGGCCCTCCTAAACTGAACCCATTCCAAAAATTTGCAGCTGGAGCGCTAGACATGCTCGAAAATTCAGTCATAACCAAATGGGAAACGAATCACAAGCTGAACCGGAAAGTCGACCCGGCGGTTCAGCTAGAGGGAAATTTCGCACCGGTTCAGGAGTGCCCGGTTAGGCACGGCCTCGAGGTGGTCGGTCGGATTCCTTCATGCCTAGAAGGAGTCTACCTAAGAAATGGAGCCAACCCTTTATTCGCTCCGATCAACGGTCACCACCTCTTCGACGGCGACGGCATGATTCATGCGGTGAAGTTGCAGCCGGAGACGAATAGTGCTAGCTATGCATGCCGGTTCACTCGGACGAACCGGTTGGTCCAAGAAGCCGCGCTAGGAAAACCGATTTTTCCCAAGCCAATTGGGGAGCTGCATGGCTACTTGGGCTTGGCTCGTCTTGCATTCTTGTCGGCTCGAATCGGACTGGGCTTGGTGGATGCTTCGCTGGGTATGGGACTAGCCAACGCTGGCTTAGCTTACTTCAACGGGCGGCTCTTAGCCATGTCGGAGGATGATCTTCCCTACAGCGTCCGCATTACCGAAGATGGTGATCTCGAAACGGTCGGACGGTTCGACTTTGACGGGGAGCTTGATGTTCCCGTGATTGCCCATCCAAAACTGGACCCCACCACAGGAGAGCTCTTCACCCTGAGCTACAACGTTGCCAGAAGGCCTCACCTTAGGGCCTTCAAATTCGACAAGTGGGGCCACAAGTCACGTGACATTTCGATCTCCCTCAAACAGCCTACCATGATGCATGACTTTGCCATCACGGAAAATCACGTGATCATCCCGGATCACCAAGTGGTATTCAAGCTATCCGAGTTGTTGCGGGGCGGGTCACCCGTGGTCCATGACCCGGAAAAGATTTCCCGTTTTGGAGTATTGGCGAAGGATGACTTTGATGAATCAAGAATCCAATGGATTGAAGTCCCAAATTGTTTTTGCTTCCATCTATGGAATGCATGGGAGGAAATCAGTGAGAGTGGTGATAAGGTCATTGCAGTAATTGGATCTTGCATGACACCACCTGACTCAATTTTTAGTAGCGAAAGTGACGAGGAATTCTGCTCCGAATTATCCGAGATCCGATTAGATTTAACCACGGGTGAATCAACCCGAAAAGTCATTGTGTCCGGGTTGAACCTAGAGGCTGGACAGGTGAACAAGAAGAAACTTGGCAATAAAACGCAATTTGCCTATTTGGCTATAGCTGAGCCATGGCCTAAATGTAGTGGGATCGCAAAGGTTGATTTGGTCGGGGGGAATGTTACAAAATTTATGTATGGAGATGAAAGATTTGGTGGCGAGCCATATTTCGTACCTGGGGAGACAGAAAAGGAGGAAGATGATGGATACCTTGTGAGTTTTGTTAGAGATGAAAAAAATGGAATGTCTGAATTAGTAGTGGTTAAAGCTTCAACTATGAAGCAAGTAGCATTAGTCAAATTGCCCTCCCGGGTGCCATACGGTTTTCATGGCACATTTGTTACTTCAGAAGATTTAACCAAGCAAAAATCTTGTTGA